In Nocardioides daphniae, the DNA window CCGTCGCCCCCGTGCGCAAGATCGTCCGCCGCAAGGTCGCCGAGGTCGAGGAGACCCTCGAGCTCGTCGTCGACGACGTGGCGACCAACGTGGCCGAGGGTGCTGACGAGGTCAAGGCTGCCGTCACGGAGCCGAAGGCCCCGGCCGCGAAGAAGGCCCCGGTCAAGAAGCCGGTCGCCAAGCCCGCTGCCAAGCCGGCCGCGAAGAAGGCTCCGGCCACGAAGGCGCCCGCCAAGGCGGCACCGGCTGCGCCGGCCGCCACGAAGGCGCCCGCCAAGAAGGCTCCGGCCAAGAAGGCCCCGGCCGCCAAGAAGGCTCCCGCCGCTGCTCCGGCTGCCCCCGCCACCCCGGCGGCGCCGAAGACCGACGCCTGAGTCGTACGCCTGACACGCGAAGCCCCCGGTCCCGGCCGGGGGCTTCGTGCGTTCCGTGGCCGGGCCGGGTCAGTAGGCTGCAGGGCGTGGACATCTTCAGCCTCCAGAGCAACGTGCTCTTCATCGGCTTCCTGATCGTGCTCTGCTTGAAGGGCTTTGCCTTCGTCACCGCGATGACGTTTCCGGCCCCGGCCTACGAGGCGAGCTCGAAGTTCACCAAGGTGGGCTGGGGCATCATCCTCGGGCTCGGCCTCGCCGCCCAGCTGATCATCTGGAACCCGATCGGCATCGTGAACATCCTCTTCCTAGTGGCCGCCTGCGTCTTCCTGGTCGACGTGCGCCCGGCGCTGCGGCAGATCACAGGACGCTGAGAACGAGGGCGTTGACCCCTGCCGTCGGGTAGCCCGCCGCGGCGTCCGGGACTTCTGGACCCCCTCGAACTCCGGCGGTCGGCGTGAGAGGATGCTCCGCGTGCCGGGCCGCCGCACGCGGCCCTCGACAAGGGGGAGTTGGACTCCAGTGAATGACTGGATGTCGCGAATGCAGCGTCACAAGACCTTGGTGGTGACCACGTTCGACGTGGTCGTCTGGATCCTCGCCTACGTGGCGTGGACCGTGATCCGTCTCGAAGGAGAGGTGAGCGGACGCTACTTCGGAGCCGCCCTCGCCCTCGGTGTCACCGCTGCCGCCCTGCACCTCGTGCTCGGATTCCCGCTCCGGCTGCACCAGGGCCGCTCCAAGCTGGCCAGTCTCGAGGAGGCCGTGCGACTCGGCTTCGTCACCACAGCTGTCGGCCTGCTGATCTTCGTGGCCAACTTCGGTCCGCAGTGGGTGCCGAGGTCGATCCCGGCTGGCGCCGGCCTGCTCACCCTCATCACCTGCCTCTTCGGTCGAGCCCTGTGGCGCCGGATGAAGGAGCGGGCCCGCGAGCGCGAGGAGATCGAGGGCACCACCCGCGTCCTCCTCGTCGGGGCGGGGGAGTCGGCGTACGACCTCGTCATCTCGATGCTGCGCGACCCCGCCAAGCTGTGGCGCCCCGTCGGCATGCTCGACGACGACCCCGCCAAGCGCCACTACCGGGTGCGCGGTGTGCAGGTGCTCGGCACGACCGACCAGATCGCCGAGGTGGCCGAGGAGACCGGCGTCGACACCCTGGTCATCGCCATCCCGAGCGCGGACGCCGAGACCGTCGCCCGCTTCAACCTCGCCGGTGTCGAGGCGGGTCTCAACGTCAAGGTGCTGCCCGCGCCGACCGAGATCCTCGGCGAGCACGTCGGCATCCGCGACCTGCGCGACATCGACCTGAGTGACGTGCTGGGCCGCAACCAGCTCGACACCGACATCGAGTCGATTGCCGACTACATCGCCGGCAAGCGCGTGCTGGTCACCGGCGCCGGGGGGTCGATCGGCTCCGAGCTCTGCCGCCAGATCCACCGCTTCAAGCCGGCCGACCTGATGATGCTCGACCGCGACGAGTCGGCGCTGCACGCCGTGCAGCTCTCGATCCACGGCCGTGCCCTGCTCGACTCCGACGACGTGATCCTCAACGACATCCGCGACATCGACGCGCTGCGCGAGATCTTCCAGGCGCGCCGCCCGGAGGTCGTCTTCCACGCCGCGGCGCTGAAGCACCTGCCGATGCTCGAGCAGTTCCCCGCCGAGGCCGTCAAGACCAACGTGATCGGCACCCGCAACGTCCTCCAGGTCTCCCGCGAGGTCGGCGTCGAGCGCTTCGTCAACATCTCCACCGACAAGGCCGCCAACCCCGCCAGCGTGCTGGGCTACTCCAAGCGCGTCGCCGAGAAGATCACCGCCCAGGTTGCCAAGGAAGCGCTCGCCGACGGTGGCGGCGCCTACCTCTCGGTGCGTTTCGGCAACGTGCTCGGCAGCCGTGGCAGCGTACTGACCGCGTTTGCCTCGCAGATCGCTGCGGGAGGGCCCGTCACGGTCACCGACCCCGAGGTCACCCGCTACTTCATGACGATCGTCGAGGCCTGCCAGCTCGTCGTCCAGGCCGCCGCCATCGGCGAGCCCGGCGAGGCCCTGGTGCTCGACATGGGTGAGCCGGTCAAGATCCTCGACGTCGCCCGGCAGCTCATCGAGCAGTCCGGCCAGCCGATCCGCATCGAGTTCACCGGCCTGCGCGAAGGCGAGAAGATGCACGAGGAGCTCTTCGGCGACGACGAGCCGACCGACCAGCGTCCGCGCCACCAGGCCGTCTCGCACGTGCCGGTGCCCGGCGTCGACGACGACGCCGTCGACGCACTGCCGCTGGCCGGGCCTCGCCAGAAGATCATCGACGAGCTCGCCGGTCTCTGCTGACCACCCGCTGCCTCTCCCATGCGGCGGCCAGCATGCGGCCGCCCCTCCGTCGCTGTGCTCCGTAGGGCAGGATGCATCTCGCTGATGCGCCAGTAACACCGAGTTACGCTGTGGGAGTCCGCCTTTCGGGGGCGCAGGTAGAGGGAGCAGAAATGGCACTGGAGTCCGAGCAGCGACCGTGGGGGTCCTGGCACGTCATCGACGACGGCAAGGGCTACAAGGTCAAGCGCATCCACGTGAACCCGGGTGAGCGCCTCTCCTACCAGACCCACGCGCACCGCTCCGAGCACTGGGTCGTCATCTTCGGCATGGCCACCTGCACGGTCGACGGCGAGACGATCGTGGTCGGCCCCGGGCAGTCCGTCGACGTCACCGTCGGCGCCCCGCACCGCATCTCCAACATGCACGCCGAGGAGCTCGTGATCATCGAGGTCCAGCACGGCGCCTACACCGGCGAGGACGACATCTGCCGGCTCGAGGACGACTACGGTCGCGACGAGGCAGCTGCGCAGGCGGCTCGCTGACGTCCTCACAGCGCTGTGCTGCGCTCAGGCAACGGTGAGGTGACGGCGCAACGCCGTCGCCGCGTCCTCGCTGACGAAGCCGGTCGCCGCCAATCGCGACAGGTCGAGCAGGCTGCGCGACGGGCGAGGGGAGAGGTCGGTGCGGTCACCGACGTACGCCTCGGTCGTCGTGGGGGAGATCCGCTCCGGGTCCGCGCCGACGAGCGCGAAGACGTCGCGCGCCACGTCGTACCACGAATGCTGCGGGCCCGAGTTGGTGACGTTGTACGTGCCCCACGGCGCCCCGGACTCGAGCAGGTGGCGTGTCGCACGGGCCAGCTCGCCGGTGAAGGTGAGGCGACCGACCTGGTCGTCGACGACGCTCGGCTCCAGACCCTTCGCCGCCAGGCGGCTCATGGTGGCGACGAAGTTGCTGCCCTCGCCGACTACCCAGGACGTGCGGACGACGAAGTGGTGCGGGGCCGCGGCCACAGCCAGGTCGCCGGCGGCCTTGGACTGGCCGTAGACGCCGAGCGGGGAGAGCGGCGACTCCTCCGTCCAGCCGTCGGCCGGAGCGTCGTCGGCGCCGTCGAAGACGTAGTCGCTCGAGTAGTGCACGAGGGTGAAGCCGTGCTCGCGGGAGAGCTCGGCGAGACGAGCGGGAGCGACAGCGTTGGCCGCCCAGGCCACGCGACGTCCGTCAGGGGTCTCCGCCGCGTCGACGGCCGTGTAGGCCGCTGCGTTGAGCACCACGTCGTACGCCCGCCAGTCCCAGGCCGCCACTGCCTCGGCGTCGGACACGTCGAGCTCGGCACGCGTCACCACCTGGGCGTCCGGGAACTCTGCGGCGAGCGCGCGCCCCAGCTGGCCGGCGCCGCCCAGGACCAGGGTGCGCTGGCGAGGGATCGCGGTCGCCGGGTCGAGGTGTGGGTTGTGCTGGTCCTTCTCGGAGATCTCCGACTCGGAGAGCGGGATCGGCCAGTCGATCGCCACCGTCGGGTCGTCGAGCGCCAGCGCCGGGTAGGCGATGCCCGCGCGCCAGTGCTGGTTGACCAAGTAGGTGTAGGCGGTGCCGTCGGTCAGGGTCTGGTAGGAGTTGCCGACCCCCCGCGGCACGAAGGCCGCCACCGACGGGTCCATCTCGAGGGTGAACGTCGCCCCGAACGAGTCGCCCTCACGCATGTCGACCCAGGCCGCGAAGATCCGGCCGGTGGCCAGCGAGATGAACTTGTCCCACGGCTCGGTGTGGATGCCGCGGGTGACGCCCCGGTCGGTGTTGAAGGAGACGTTGTTCTGCACCGGGCCGAAGTCGGGCAGCCCTGCGGCCACCATCTTCTCGCGCTGCCAGTTCTCCTTGAAGAAGCCGCGGGCGTCGGTGCGCAGGTCGAGGCGGACGACCAGCAGCCCGGGGATCGGGGTGGTCTCGACGGCAGGGAGCGGGGTGCTCATGCGGGTGCCTCAGTGTCCCTTCGCCGCGTACGCAGCCTCGGTCGCCGCCTTCGCCGGGCGCCACCACGCCTCGTGGGCGCGGTACCAGTCGACCGTGCGGGCCAGGCCCTCGGCGAAGTCGGCGTAGCGCGGCGCCCAGCCCAGCTCGGTGCGCAGCTTGGTGGAGTCGATCGCGTAGCGCAGGTCGTGGCCCGCGCGGTCGGTGACGTGGACGAAGTCGTCGGCCGGGCGGCCGAAGGCCTCCAGCAGCATCCGCACCACGGTGAGGTTGTCGTGCTCGCCGTCGGCGCCGATCAGGTAGGTCTCGCCGACCCGGCCGGCGGTGAGGATGCGCAGCACCGCGGCGGAGTGGTCGTCGGCGTGGATCCAGTCGCGCACGTTGGCGCCGCTGCCGTAGAGGCGCGGCTGCCGGCCGTCGATCAGCTCGGTGACCTGGCGCGGAATGAACTTCTCCACGTGCTGCCAGGGGCCGTAGTTGTTGGAGCAGTTGGACAGCGTCGCCTGCACGCCGAAGCTGCGCACCCACGCCCGGACCAAGTGGTCGGAGGCGGCCTTCGACGCCGAGTAGGGGCTCGACGGGTTGTAGGGCGTCGCCTCGGTGAAGCGCTCGGGGTCATCCACGCCGGGATCGACCAGCGGGAGGTCGCCGTAGACCTCGTCGGTCGAGACGTGGTGGAAGCGGGTGCCGTGGCGGCGCACGGCCTCCAGCAGCGTGAACGTGCCGACGATGTTGGTCTGCACGAAGGGGCTCGGATCGTGCAGCGAGTTGTCGTTGTGCGACTCGGCCGCGAAGTGCACGACCGCGTCGTGCTCGGCGACCAAAGGGTCGACCGTGGCGGCGTCGGCGATGTCGCCCACCACCAGGCTCACGCGGTCGGCGGGCAGCCCTTCGATCGAGGCGCGGCTCGCGGCGTAGGTCAGCTTGTCGAGGACCGTCACCGCCACGTCGGTCTCGCGCACGAGGTGGTGCACGAAGTTGGAGCCGATGAATCCGGCGCCGCCGGTGACGAGGACTCGTTCCATGGGGCAGGAGTCTAGGGTGCGACGGCCCGAAGCTCGCCCGTGGCTCAGCGCCGGGCGGTCAGGGTCCAGGAGGTGATGCCCGGCAGTGTGGCGAGCTTCCAGCGCGAGGTGCCCTTGGCGTCCGTCCAGCCGGTCGGGAGTGAGGAGGCAGAGAAGCCCTTCGGCCAGTGCACCGTCACCTGGATGTTCTCCGGACGCACGGTCGGGTGCGGGTCGACGTCGAGGCGGTACCTCATCCGGTCGCCATCGACGACGGCGGCCTGCGGCACGTCGTACGTCAGGCGCAGCGTGACCTTCTCGTCCGAGTCGAGGACCACCTGGTGAGCCACGACGCCACGGCCGAAGTGCTTCTCGGGGTCGGCCTCCACCGACTCCTCGCCCGACGGGTCGACCGCGACGGCGTCGACCAGCTCGGCACCCTTGGGCAGGAAGGAGGCCACGGTCATGTCGAGCGTGGGGTTGGTGTAGGCGTTGTCGTCGCCCGGGGCCTGGGGCGGGTTGAAGTTGTGGACCTCTGCCTCCAGCGTCACGCGCGCCGAGCCGTCCTCGCGCAGGCGGACGTCGGAGCGCAGCGTCTTCTGCTGGAAGTAGTCGGCCTTCGAGCCGACCATGTTCTGCGTGAAGACGCCGACGTAGTCGTGGTCGGTGTCGGAGAGGGCGCCGTCGAATCCGAGCGGCGACATCGCTGCCGCAGCGTCGTCGTCGCGCAGGTAGAACGCCAGGTGGCGCCCCTTCGCCGACTCGTTGAGCGCGCGCATCGTGCCGACGAAGTCGACGCCGGAGAAGATCCGGTCCATGAAGGCGGGGATGAGGGCCTTGTTGAGCCGCTTGCGGCGACGCTGCTCGTCCTGGGCGAAGTTTCCGTAGTCGCCGGCGGTCAGCTCGACCAGGTTGTCGGACGTGACGGTGCCGACATTCTTCACCTCGAGCGGGCCGGTCACAGCGACCATCTGGGCCAGCGCCTGGACGTCGAGCACGACCAGGCCGTCGGAGTCCATCCGCGTGATGATGTCCCAGGCGCGCAGGGTCTCCTCGCCGCCCACCGGCCACGACGGCGCAATGCTGGCGTGGGTGATGCGGCGGGCGCCGTCGGCGGCCAGGGTGTTGCCCTTGACCGGCCTCCAGTGCAGCTGCTTGAAGAGGGGCCGGGCTGACAGTGAGTCGCGGACCCGGCCGCGGACCAGCTTGCCGTCGTCGAGGTCGACGTGGGAGAAGGTGAGCATCGAGCCGCCGGAGTACTTCATCTCGGCGGGGTTCATCATGGCGATCACATAGGTGCGCTTGCCGTCGCCGCCGAGCATGTCGGGCATCTGGGCGAGCAGCGGGTCGAGGCGGTCGAGCCCCTTGACCACCGGCTCGACCTTGGCCAGCGCGGTGTCACGGGCGTCGGCCGTGGTGTCGCCGACGAGGGCGTTGGTGCCCTTCACCTCGTGCAGGTGCTCCTCGGCCGACCGCATCCGGTCGCTGATCCTCTCCATGCTGGTGAGGGCGGTGTCGAGCACCTCGAGGTTGACGCTGCCGCGGTCGAGGAGCTCGGAGTCCTCGCCGGAGACCTGCGGGTAGACCTCCTCGGCCGTCTCCATCGAGGTGGTCAGGTCGTCCATCGCGGAAGCCAGGTGGCGGGCGTCGCGCACCCCCGACCCGACGACCGGCATGACGCTCCAGATCCGCGCGCCGACGCCGTCGGTCGTGTCGGTCACGTCGTCGACGTGGCCCCGGGCCTTGGCGACGTGCTTCCAGCCCTGGTCGGCGTCGCTGGCCTTCAACGCCTCGACGGCACGGGTCAGCTCGTCCTGGGCGGCACGCGCGTCGGTGGGGACGTTGCGCAGCGGCAGGGCCAGGAGGGCGAGGACGACCAGAAGGAACCCGAACGCACCGAGCGAGAACAGCAACCAGCGGCGTCGTACGTAACTCACCGAGCCATGGTGCCAGAGGACCGGTGACATCCCTCCATTCGGAAGACTGGCACAGAAGACTGGCACAGGTGCCCGCGCGTGGCAAGGAACACCCTAGGGTTGCCCTCATGCGTGGAATCATCCTGGCCGGTGGCACCGGCAGCCGACTGCACCCGCTGACGCTCGGGGTGAGCAAGCAGATGATGCCGGTCTACGACAAGCCGATGATCTACTACCCGCTCTCGACGCTGATGCTGGCTGGCATCCGCGAGGTGCTCATCATCACCACCCCGCACGACGCCGAACCGTTCCGGCGCCTCCTCGGCGACGGGTCGCAGTTCGGCGTCGAGATCACCTTCGCCACCCAGCCCAGCCCCGACGGGCTCGCGCAGGCCTTCGTGATCGGCGCCGACCACATCGGCGACGACTCCGTGGCGCTCGTGCTCGGCGACAACATCTTCTACGGCACCGGGCTGGGCACCCAGTTGCGCCGCTTCGACGGCATCGACGGTGCGGCGGTCTTCGGCTACCAGGTCGCCGACCCCACGGCGTACGGGGTCGTGGAGTTCGACGCCGACGGCCGGGCGATCTCGCTCGAGGAGAAGCCGACGCACCCGCGCAGCCGGTACGCCGTCCCCGGCCTCTACTTCTACGGCAACGACGTGGTGTCGTACGCCCGCGACCTCACCCCCAGCGCCCGCGGCGAGCTGGAGATCACCGACCTCAACCGGCGTTACCTCGAGGAGGGGCGGCTCCAGGTCGAGGTGCTGCCGCGCGGCACCGCCTGGCTCGACACCGGCACCTTCGACTCGCTCAACGACGCCAGCAACTTCGTGCGCACCATCGAGGGGCGGCAGGGCTTCAAGATCGGGGCGCCCGAGGAGGTGGCGTGGCGGATGGGCTTCATCGACGACGCCGGGCTGGCGATGCGTGCCGAGCCGCTGCGCAAGTCGGGCTACGGCGAGTACCTGCTCGGGCTGCTGGACTGACCCCGTAACGCTTTCGGGGCCGACGGCGAAGTAGGGGCATGGACACAGAACGCGCACCGACCCGCATCGGCGCAGACCCCGACGCCTTCGAGGCGTTCTACCGGGAGCACCTCGCCTACGTCAGCCGCTACGTCGCGCTGCGGACCACCGACCCGCACACCGCCGCCGACCTGACCGCCGAGATCTTCTCCCGGTCGATCGTCGCCGCGTCGAGCTATCGCCGCAGCAGCGGACCGCCGCGGGCCTGGCTCACCGGCATCGCCCGCAACGTCGTAGCCGACCACGCCCGCTCCGCGGCGCGGGAGAGCGCAGCGTACGGCCGGCTCCAGGGGCGCCGACTCCTCGACGAGGACGCCACCGAACGGATCGTCGACCGGATCAGCGCCCACGCCCGCGGCCGCGAGCTGCTCGCCCGTCGCGACCCTGCCCGCCGGGCAGCGCGACCTCGTCGAGCTCGTCGCCGTCGACCAGCTCCCCCTCGCCGAGGCCGCCCAGGTCCTCGGCATCAGCGCGGGCACCGCCCGCGTCCGCTGGCACCGCGCCCGCCGCGCCCTGCGCGACGCCGTGCCCCCCTTCCTGCTCCCGCCCTGGAGGCGTCGTCATGAACCAGCCCACCGACCGCCCGCTCGACTCCTTCGAGAGCTCACTGCTCACCGAGCTCCGCGCCCAGGTCGCGCTGCACGAGGCCGCCGACCCGTCGCCGTCGCGGCGTACGAAGCGTCGCGTGCTCGGCGTCAGCCTGGGCGGCGTCGTCGCTGCCGGTGTCGCCGCACTCGGCATCTCCACGCTCAGCACGCCGGCCTGGTCGGTCAGCGAGAGCAACGGCGAGCTGACCGTGAAGGTCAACCGGCTCGAGGGTGGGGCCAACCTGGAGCGAGAGCTCGCCAAGCACGGAGTCAGGGCCGACATCAACTTCCTGGAGCCGGGGATGAAGTGCGCCGGGGGGCGCTTCGTGCCGGCGCCTGCACGCAAGGGCACCCAGCTCTCGGTCGGGGGCGAGAAGTTCGAGGTCAAGCTGGATGCCGGCGTCGTCGACAAGGACGAGACCTTCGTGCTCTGGGCCTCGGTCCAGCAGTACGAGAATGGTGAGCGCGCCTCGGTCGAGTTCGACGTCGCGGAGGGAGCGGTCGCGCCGTGCCGCCCGGTGGCTGACTCGCGCTGGGACGACGAGGTCGACCCCGACATGGGGGCGCCGATCCCGGACTGATCCGGGAGAGGAGTCAGCCCAGGTCGGCGGCCACCATCGCCGCCACCACCTGCTCGAACGTGCGCGTCGGCGCCCACCCCAACCCCCGGCGCGCACGGCTCGCGTCACCCACCAGCTCGGTCGCGTCGGTCGGACGGAAGAACGCCGGGTCGACGCGCACGTACTGCTCCCAGGCGTCGACGCCGGCCGCAGCGAAGGCAGCCGCCACGAAGTCGCGCACCGTGTGGCTCACCCCGGTCGCGATGACGTAGTCGTCAGGCGTCTCGGCGTGGGCCGCCCGCAGCAGCGCGTCGGCGTAGTCGGGCGCCCAGCCCCAGTCGCGGCGAGCATCGAGGTTGCCCAGCACCAGCTCGGTCTCCCTGCCCCGGGCGATCGCCGCCACGCCGGCGGTGATCTTGCGGGTCACGAACGCGGGCGGACGCCGCGGCGACTCGTGGTTGTAGAGGATCAGGCTGCTGGCGTGCAGGCCGCGGGCGCGGGCCTCGCCGACGCCCCTGTGCGCGGCCGCCTTCGCCTCGCCGTAGGGGTTGGTCGGTGCCAGCGGCGTCGACTCGTCCTGCGGGCTGACGGCCGGCGACCCGAAGAGCTCGGCGCTGGAGGCCTGCACGAACCGGATCTGGTGACCAGCGTCGGCCATCTCCTCCGCTGCCTCCAGCAGCGCGATCGCCGCCTCCGCGTTGACCGCCCACGACAGCTCGGGCTCCGACCAGCTGCGCGCCACCGAGCTCATCGCCGCCAGGTTGACCACCAGGTCGGGCCCCAGCTCGTGGAGCAGCGTCCGGGTCGACTCGTGGTCGGTGACGTCTCCGGCGTGCAGCACGACGCCGTCCGGCACGTACGCAGTGTCGTCGTCGGGGCGTACGAGCCCGTGCACCTCCACCCCGTCGGCCAGCAGCAGCTCGGCCAGGTAGGTGCCGTCCTGCCCGGCGACGCCGGTGACCAGCGCGCGGGAGATCACGTCACTTCCAGCCGTCGCGCAACGCGGAGATGTCGGCGTCGACCATCATCCGCACCAGCTGCTCGAAGTCGACCTTCGGCTCCCAGCCCAGCACCTGCTTGGCCTTGGAGGCGTCGCCGACGAGCGTGTCGACCTCGGCGGGGCGCAGGAACTTCGGGTCCTGGCGGACGTACTTCTCCCAGTCGGTGACCCCGACCTGGTCGAAGGCGATCGTCACCAGGTCGCGGATCGAGTGACTGACCCCCGTCGCGATCACGTAGTCGTCGGGCTCGTCCTGCTGCAGCATCAGCCACATCGCCTCGACGTAGTCGCCCGCGTAGCCCCAGTCGCGGCGCGCGTCGAGGTTGCCCAGCACCAGCTCGTCGGCCAGCCCGAGGTGGATCTTGGCAACCGTCTTGGCGACCTTGCGGGTCACGAACTCCTCGCCCCGGCGCGGCGACTCGTGGTTGAAGAGGATGCCCGAGCTCGCGTGCATCCCGTAGGACTCGCGGTAGTTGATCGTCATGTAGGCCGAGACCTTGCTGACGCCGTAGGGCGAGCGCGGCCACAGCAGCGTCGTCTCGCGCTGCGGGGTCTCCTGC includes these proteins:
- a CDS encoding phosphomannose isomerase type II C-terminal cupin domain — its product is MALESEQRPWGSWHVIDDGKGYKVKRIHVNPGERLSYQTHAHRSEHWVVIFGMATCTVDGETIVVGPGQSVDVTVGAPHRISNMHAEELVIIEVQHGAYTGEDDICRLEDDYGRDEAAAQAAR
- a CDS encoding sugar nucleotide-binding protein — translated: MSTPLPAVETTPIPGLLVVRLDLRTDARGFFKENWQREKMVAAGLPDFGPVQNNVSFNTDRGVTRGIHTEPWDKFISLATGRIFAAWVDMREGDSFGATFTLEMDPSVAAFVPRGVGNSYQTLTDGTAYTYLVNQHWRAGIAYPALALDDPTVAIDWPIPLSESEISEKDQHNPHLDPATAIPRQRTLVLGGAGQLGRALAAEFPDAQVVTRAELDVSDAEAVAAWDWRAYDVVLNAAAYTAVDAAETPDGRRVAWAANAVAPARLAELSREHGFTLVHYSSDYVFDGADDAPADGWTEESPLSPLGVYGQSKAAGDLAVAAAPHHFVVRTSWVVGEGSNFVATMSRLAAKGLEPSVVDDQVGRLTFTGELARATRHLLESGAPWGTYNVTNSGPQHSWYDVARDVFALVGADPERISPTTTEAYVGDRTDLSPRPSRSLLDLSRLAATGFVSEDAATALRRHLTVA
- the rfbA gene encoding glucose-1-phosphate thymidylyltransferase RfbA — translated: MRGIILAGGTGSRLHPLTLGVSKQMMPVYDKPMIYYPLSTLMLAGIREVLIITTPHDAEPFRRLLGDGSQFGVEITFATQPSPDGLAQAFVIGADHIGDDSVALVLGDNIFYGTGLGTQLRRFDGIDGAAVFGYQVADPTAYGVVEFDADGRAISLEEKPTHPRSRYAVPGLYFYGNDVVSYARDLTPSARGELEITDLNRRYLEEGRLQVEVLPRGTAWLDTGTFDSLNDASNFVRTIEGRQGFKIGAPEEVAWRMGFIDDAGLAMRAEPLRKSGYGEYLLGLLD
- a CDS encoding DUF2516 family protein — its product is MDIFSLQSNVLFIGFLIVLCLKGFAFVTAMTFPAPAYEASSKFTKVGWGIILGLGLAAQLIIWNPIGIVNILFLVAACVFLVDVRPALRQITGR
- the gmd gene encoding GDP-mannose 4,6-dehydratase is translated as MSGSSSSQPRALITGITGQDGLYLAELLLAKGYEVHGIVRGQNNPRRELVTELVPDVHLHNGDLTDMSSLMRALSVSQPDEVYNLGAISFVAYSWENAALTSDVTGKGVLTMLEALRLHAGDDLGRVRFYQASSSEMFGKVQETPQRETTLLWPRSPYGVSKVSAYMTINYRESYGMHASSGILFNHESPRRGEEFVTRKVAKTVAKIHLGLADELVLGNLDARRDWGYAGDYVEAMWLMLQQDEPDDYVIATGVSHSIRDLVTIAFDQVGVTDWEKYVRQDPKFLRPAEVDTLVGDASKAKQVLGWEPKVDFEQLVRMMVDADISALRDGWK
- a CDS encoding DUF4012 domain-containing protein is translated as MSYVRRRWLLFSLGAFGFLLVVLALLALPLRNVPTDARAAQDELTRAVEALKASDADQGWKHVAKARGHVDDVTDTTDGVGARIWSVMPVVGSGVRDARHLASAMDDLTTSMETAEEVYPQVSGEDSELLDRGSVNLEVLDTALTSMERISDRMRSAEEHLHEVKGTNALVGDTTADARDTALAKVEPVVKGLDRLDPLLAQMPDMLGGDGKRTYVIAMMNPAEMKYSGGSMLTFSHVDLDDGKLVRGRVRDSLSARPLFKQLHWRPVKGNTLAADGARRITHASIAPSWPVGGEETLRAWDIITRMDSDGLVVLDVQALAQMVAVTGPLEVKNVGTVTSDNLVELTAGDYGNFAQDEQRRRKRLNKALIPAFMDRIFSGVDFVGTMRALNESAKGRHLAFYLRDDDAAAAMSPLGFDGALSDTDHDYVGVFTQNMVGSKADYFQQKTLRSDVRLREDGSARVTLEAEVHNFNPPQAPGDDNAYTNPTLDMTVASFLPKGAELVDAVAVDPSGEESVEADPEKHFGRGVVAHQVVLDSDEKVTLRLTYDVPQAAVVDGDRMRYRLDVDPHPTVRPENIQVTVHWPKGFSASSLPTGWTDAKGTSRWKLATLPGITSWTLTARR
- a CDS encoding GDP-mannose 4,6-dehydratase, with amino-acid sequence MISRALVTGVAGQDGTYLAELLLADGVEVHGLVRPDDDTAYVPDGVVLHAGDVTDHESTRTLLHELGPDLVVNLAAMSSVARSWSEPELSWAVNAEAAIALLEAAEEMADAGHQIRFVQASSAELFGSPAVSPQDESTPLAPTNPYGEAKAAAHRGVGEARARGLHASSLILYNHESPRRPPAFVTRKITAGVAAIARGRETELVLGNLDARRDWGWAPDYADALLRAAHAETPDDYVIATGVSHTVRDFVAAAFAAAGVDAWEQYVRVDPAFFRPTDATELVGDASRARRGLGWAPTRTFEQVVAAMVAADLG
- a CDS encoding polysaccharide biosynthesis protein; the encoded protein is MSRMQRHKTLVVTTFDVVVWILAYVAWTVIRLEGEVSGRYFGAALALGVTAAALHLVLGFPLRLHQGRSKLASLEEAVRLGFVTTAVGLLIFVANFGPQWVPRSIPAGAGLLTLITCLFGRALWRRMKERAREREEIEGTTRVLLVGAGESAYDLVISMLRDPAKLWRPVGMLDDDPAKRHYRVRGVQVLGTTDQIAEVAEETGVDTLVIAIPSADAETVARFNLAGVEAGLNVKVLPAPTEILGEHVGIRDLRDIDLSDVLGRNQLDTDIESIADYIAGKRVLVTGAGGSIGSELCRQIHRFKPADLMMLDRDESALHAVQLSIHGRALLDSDDVILNDIRDIDALREIFQARRPEVVFHAAALKHLPMLEQFPAEAVKTNVIGTRNVLQVSREVGVERFVNISTDKAANPASVLGYSKRVAEKITAQVAKEALADGGGAYLSVRFGNVLGSRGSVLTAFASQIAAGGPVTVTDPEVTRYFMTIVEACQLVVQAAAIGEPGEALVLDMGEPVKILDVARQLIEQSGQPIRIEFTGLREGEKMHEELFGDDEPTDQRPRHQAVSHVPVPGVDDDAVDALPLAGPRQKIIDELAGLC
- the rfbB gene encoding dTDP-glucose 4,6-dehydratase, with protein sequence MERVLVTGGAGFIGSNFVHHLVRETDVAVTVLDKLTYAASRASIEGLPADRVSLVVGDIADAATVDPLVAEHDAVVHFAAESHNDNSLHDPSPFVQTNIVGTFTLLEAVRRHGTRFHHVSTDEVYGDLPLVDPGVDDPERFTEATPYNPSSPYSASKAASDHLVRAWVRSFGVQATLSNCSNNYGPWQHVEKFIPRQVTELIDGRQPRLYGSGANVRDWIHADDHSAAVLRILTAGRVGETYLIGADGEHDNLTVVRMLLEAFGRPADDFVHVTDRAGHDLRYAIDSTKLRTELGWAPRYADFAEGLARTVDWYRAHEAWWRPAKAATEAAYAAKGH